A genomic segment from Spinacia oleracea cultivar Varoflay chromosome 3, BTI_SOV_V1, whole genome shotgun sequence encodes:
- the LOC130469469 gene encoding DNA repair protein XRCC3 homolog, which produces MATSVNKITTRCSEIDSMLSGGITIGEVTEVCGENASGDLETLNGNPLDYITTKQVDTPHEIPDVLEWTVKLIKMSQNSSMPIRVVVIDSIGSMFTGHFENNVVGSTERKDLIQAIGYGLRTIAASNHVAVVVANNVIDVFPSDHDTTQNFIISSGRKVRPALGASWTRNVRTRLMLSKRFNSFTQQIDRFINIAFSPSLEVDACMFNITEEGIVGVCS; this is translated from the exons ATGGCTACTAGTGTAAACAAAATCACAACGAGATGCAGTGAAATCGATTCGATGTTGAGTGGGGGAATAACAATCGGTGAAGTGACTGAGGTGTGTGGCGAAAATGCATCAG GGGACCTTGAAACATTAAATGGAAATCCTTTGGATTACATAACTACAAAGCAAGTTGACACTCCTCATGAAATACCGGATGTGCTAGAATGGACTGTAAAACTTATTAAAATGTCTCAAAATTCATCAATGCCAATCCGCGTTGTTGTTATTGATTCAATAGGTAGTATGTTCACTGGTCATTTTGAAAACAATGTTGTTGGCTCAACCGAAAGAAAGGATCTTATACAAGCTATTGGTTATGGGTTACGTACAATTGCCGCATCCAATCATGTTGCCGTTGTTGTGGCTAACAATGTGATTGACGTATTTCCATCTGATCACGATACAACGCAAAATTTCATTATATCGTCCGGGAGAAAGGTCCGTCCGGCTTTGGGCGCCTCATGGACACGCAATGTACGCACTCGTCTAATGTTGTCCAAAAGATTTAATTCGTTTACCCAACAAATTGACAGATTTATAAACATTGCATTTTCACCATCATTAGAGGTAGATGCATGTATGTTCAACATCACTGAAGAGGGGATTGTCGGTGTTTGTAGTTAA
- the LOC130469391 gene encoding protein FAR1-RELATED SEQUENCE 5-like, with the protein MAWVDLNESVPDLNENVPESSQYRLITDGQEVIVNPPSVGMCFTTGHEFFEFCQLYAFKEGFEMFIKSNKLKKEYKEKGVSKSGVGKYEAKPHMMELIRLKCKKGGVKKGVGSNVTGCKMNIYGVSRDGLFTILTCDLQHNHPLNPDCSRLMVNYRCIDGTTFKRAMINDMGGVSISKNFGTHLIEKGGYENITFNNRDLRNAINVERRSSRFSVADAAGLDAYFKAQRDLHPEFYSSIQVDDDGVFTNAFWSDARSRGTCKYFGDVITFDTTFACNRYRIPFAPFIGVNHHGKSIIFAAALISHENTPSFVWVFEEFLKCMGKAPLGILTDQDKAICRAIELVFPGVRHRLCLWHMLQNASKNLGSLSDWKKIDTLIRTAIHDLIDPDEFDEAWCHVMDEYGLRGPGWMKDAYDNRRQWAPAYNRGKFWAGMSSTQRSEGMNRFFKTHVNLDCGLVLFIHNYEYCMRIKAEEEKQDNFDNIDKPAKIDVDKSVLVEYVLVKTYTSEKFAEVVKERRGLTHTNVTKTSCHGSVVLYRADEKLTSPFWRKRFKSYDVRVDKENGDLHCSCNLFEFTGILCRHIMRAMDVEDFQFVPEKYILQRWMKCVRSYESIRVSYFDPLESIRLGKAKELSQRHNYLSELAMRNDDALRLYKEAMDVVRLKMEDVVGIRKTGEKGDDLICWWDPDARNVFGRRRLRPREFGERARLRDVEPVVDENRIKTPVDKRHTGRAKTKRNAPFGGKAGGNSKNKKVVTEEEVIANEELICNAFGNLPSYRARQQHANHVGGTYAENVPQSSNVHPSQSSQAHPSQLHLSQDYSQSFEFDINDWRTRL; encoded by the exons ATGGCTTGGGTAGACCTAAACGAAAGTGTCCCTGATCTGAATGAAAATGTTCCTGAAAGCTCACAATATAGATTAATAACTGATGGACAAGAAGTTATCGTTAACCCCCCTAGTGTAGGGATGTGTTTTACAACGGGCCATGAGTTTTTCGAATTTTGTCAGTTGTATGCCTTCAAAGAAGGATTTGAGATGTTTATCAAAAGTAATAAGCTGAAAAAAGAGTACAAAGAAAAGGGAGTATCTAAGTCTGGTGTGGGAAAGTATGAGGCAAAGCCTCATATGATGGAACTTATTAGATTAAAATGCAAGAAGGGAGGGGTGAAAAAAGGTGTTGGGTCTAATGTGACCGGTTGTAAGATGAATATTTACGGTGTAAGTAGAGATGGGCTATTTACTATATTGACTTGTGACTTGCAACACAATCATCCTTTAAATCCTGACTGTAGTAGACTGATGGTTAATTATAGATGTATAGACGGTACTACATTTAAGAGGGCGATGATCAATGACATGGGTGGTGTTAGCATAAGTAAGAACTTTGGTACGCATCTAATTGAAAAGGGAGGTTATGAAAATATTACATTTAATAATAGAGACTTGAGGAACGCAATCAACGTCGAACGTCGTTCATCAAGATTTAGTGTTGCGGATGCCGCAGGACTCGATGCTTACTTTAAGGCACAACGTGATTTGCATCCCGAGTTTTATAGCTCAATACAAGTAGATGATGATGGTGTTTTTACGAATGCATTTTGGTCGGATGCACGTAGTAGGGGTACATGCAAATATTTTGGGGATGTTATTACTTTTGATACTACTTTCGCATGCAACCG gtATCGGATTCCATTTGCTCCATTCATTGGTGTAAACCATCATGGCAAATCAATTATATTTGCTGCGGCCTTAATTTCCCATGAAAATACTCCCTCATTTGTTTGGGTATTTGAAGAATTCCTGAAGTGTATGGGGAAGGCACCACTAGGCATCTTAACCGACCAAGACAAAGCAATTTGTAGAGCAATTGAGCTAGTCTTCCCGGGCGTCCGTCACAGACTATGTTTGTGGCACATGCTCCAGAATGCTAGTAAGAACCTAGGTAGTCTCAGTGATTGGAAGAAAATAGACACCCTGATCAGAACTGCAATACATGATCTGATTGATCCAGATGAGTTCGATGAAGCTTGGTGTCATGTGATGGATGAGTACGGTTTAAGGGGTCCTGGGTGGATGAAGGACGCGTATGATAACAGGCGTCAGTGGGCTCCGGCATATAATAGAGGAAAGTTTTGGGCAGGTATGTCTTCTACACAAAGGAGTGAGGGTATGAATAGATTTTTTAAAACTCACGTGAACTTAGATTGTGGTTTAGTTTTGTTCATTCATAATTATGAATATTGTATGAGGATAAAAGCTGAGGAAGAGAAACAGGATAATTTTGATAACATTGATAAGCCTGCTAAGATTGATGTTGATAAGAGTGTTTTAGTTGAGTATGTATTGGTTAAGACGTACACTAGTGAGAAGTTTGCTGAGGTTGTTAAAGAGCGTAGAGGATTGACACACACAAATGTCACGAAAACCTCATGTCATGGATCAGTGGTGTTGTATAGAGCTGATGAAAAACTAACCTCACCGTTTTGGCGGAAAAGGTTTAAAAGTTATGATGTTAGGGTGGATAAGGAAAATGGTGATTTACATTGCTCttgtaacttgtttgaatttacGGGAATACTTTGTAGACATATAATGCGTGCAATGGATGTAGAGGATTTTCAATTTGTTCCAGAAAAGTACATACTACAACGGTGGATGAAGTGTGTTAGGTCGTACGAGAGCATTCGAGTATCTTACTTCGACCCTCTTGAATCTATCAGATTGGGCAAAGCCAAAGAGCTTTCACAACGGCATAATTACTTGTCTGAATTAGCTATGCGTAATGATGATGCACTTCGGTTGTACAAGGAGGCTATGGATGTTGTGCGGCTAAAAATGGAGGATGTAGTCGGAATACGAAAGACTGGGGAAAAAGGGGACGACCTTATATGTTGGTGGGACCCAGATGCGAGAAATGTATTTGGTCGTCGAAGGCTACGTCCACGAGAATTTGGTGAGAGAGCCAGATTAAGGGATGTAGAACCGGTCGTGGACGAGAACAGGATCAAAACACCGGTTGACAAACGGCATACTGGTAGGGCAAAGACAAAAAGGAATGCTCCTTTTGGTGGAAAGGCCGGTGGGAATTCTAAGAACAAAAAAGTGGTTACTGAAGAGGAAGTTATTGCTAATGAg GAACTTATTTGCAACGCATTTGGAAATCTTCCAAGTTACCGTGCTAGGCAACAACACGCGAATCACGTTGGGGGTACATATGCGGAGAACGTCCCACAAAGTTCTAATGTACATCCTTCTCAAAGTTCTCAAGCACACCCTTCCCAATTACATTTGTCTCAGGATTATTCACAGTCATTTGAATTTGATATTAACGATTGGCGCACCAGATTGTGA